A portion of the Calothrix sp. 336/3 genome contains these proteins:
- a CDS encoding GTP-binding protein — translation MVVPEPHHSDADILSWEEELDRAIFTFDDIQAELNYKQAQNALRNLLTNLDLTAQEQRGLETEIADLETMMGKLDSMVVQIAAFGMVGRGKSSLLNALVGENVFETGPLHGVTRSAQRVNWNISEEVIGESERTLRVTLPSMGRRSQVELIDTPGLDEVDGETRAALAQQVAKQADLILFVISGDMTKIEHEALSQLREVGKPMLLVFNKVDQYPAADRAAIYEKIRDERVKELLSPEEIVMSAASPVLRAMVQRADGTRTVQLRTGAAQITDLKLKILEILQREGKALVALNTMLYADDVNEQVIQRKLIIRETAANQVIWQGVMTKAVAIALNPLTVVDIVSGAVIDVVLILTLSKLYGIQMTETGAVKLLQKIAMGMGGITASELLANLGLSSLKTLLGMSASATAGASLAPYVSVAVTQAGVAGVSSYGIGQVTKAYLANGANWGPDGPKAVIKRILTTLDETSILNRIKGELRAKIRVG, via the coding sequence ATGGTAGTACCTGAACCCCATCACAGTGACGCAGATATCCTCAGTTGGGAGGAGGAGCTTGATCGCGCAATTTTTACTTTTGATGATATTCAGGCAGAACTTAACTATAAACAAGCACAAAATGCTCTGCGTAATTTACTGACTAATTTGGACTTGACGGCACAGGAACAAAGGGGATTAGAAACGGAAATTGCGGACTTGGAAACCATGATGGGTAAATTAGATAGCATGGTAGTCCAAATTGCCGCCTTTGGGATGGTGGGTAGGGGAAAATCTTCCTTACTTAACGCTTTAGTGGGTGAAAATGTCTTTGAAACCGGACCTCTCCATGGTGTGACTCGTAGCGCTCAACGTGTAAATTGGAACATTAGTGAGGAAGTTATTGGTGAGAGCGAACGGACATTACGGGTGACTTTGCCGAGTATGGGGAGACGTTCCCAGGTGGAATTAATTGATACCCCAGGCTTGGATGAGGTGGATGGAGAAACCCGTGCTGCGTTAGCCCAGCAGGTAGCAAAACAGGCTGATTTGATACTGTTTGTCATTTCCGGGGATATGACGAAGATAGAACATGAGGCACTTTCCCAACTGCGAGAGGTGGGTAAGCCGATGTTACTAGTATTTAATAAAGTCGATCAGTATCCGGCGGCTGACCGTGCAGCAATTTATGAGAAAATTCGAGATGAGAGAGTCAAGGAGTTACTCTCACCTGAAGAAATTGTCATGTCGGCTGCTTCTCCTGTTCTCAGGGCAATGGTACAACGTGCCGATGGTACGAGAACTGTACAATTACGCACCGGAGCAGCGCAAATTACTGACTTGAAGCTGAAAATATTAGAGATTCTGCAACGGGAAGGGAAAGCTCTGGTAGCTTTGAATACGATGCTCTACGCGGATGATGTGAATGAGCAGGTGATTCAGCGCAAATTAATCATTCGAGAAACTGCTGCTAATCAGGTAATTTGGCAAGGGGTGATGACAAAAGCTGTGGCGATCGCCCTCAACCCCCTAACTGTTGTGGATATTGTCAGTGGAGCAGTTATAGATGTAGTGTTAATTCTCACCCTATCTAAGCTCTATGGTATCCAGATGACGGAAACGGGAGCGGTAAAATTACTACAAAAAATTGCCATGGGTATGGGTGGAATTACTGCCAGCGAATTATTGGCAAATTTGGGCTTAAGTTCCCTGAAAACCTTGCTGGGTATGTCTGCTAGTGCTACTGCTGGAGCATCCCTTGCTCCCTATGTATCAGTTGCGGTAACTCAAGCAGGTGTCGCGGGTGTCTCTTCCTACGGGATTGGGCAGGTTACTAAAGCATACCTGGCTAACGGGGCAAATTGGGGTCCCGATGGTCCAAAAGCTGTAATTAAAAGAATTTTGACTACCTTGGATGAGACATCAATTCTGAATCGGATTAAGGGGGAGTTACGAGCAAAAATTAGGGTTGGTTAG
- a CDS encoding Uma2 family endonuclease yields MVLTPETPTTIIYPDSDGQPMADNTKQFQWIVTIKENLEILFASQPDVFVAGDFLWYPVCGELTRQAPDVMVVFGRPKGHRGSYKQWEEENIPVQVVFEILSPGNRLKEMAKKFKFYERYGVEEYYIYDPDKNDLSGWWRSQEAGLEVIEDIHDWVSPRLGIRFHLTPETWEIYRPDGEKFLTSVELAQQREQERQRAETERQRADNILSQLEEEKQRYQNLLQKLQEKGIDMEKL; encoded by the coding sequence ATGGTACTTACACCAGAAACCCCAACCACTATTATCTACCCAGACAGCGACGGACAACCCATGGCTGATAATACCAAGCAATTTCAATGGATCGTCACCATTAAAGAAAACCTGGAAATTCTGTTTGCATCCCAGCCAGATGTATTTGTGGCAGGTGATTTCCTGTGGTATCCTGTATGCGGAGAATTAACCCGTCAAGCTCCCGATGTAATGGTTGTTTTTGGTAGACCTAAGGGACACAGAGGTTCTTACAAACAATGGGAAGAGGAAAATATACCCGTACAGGTAGTATTTGAAATCCTCTCTCCAGGGAATAGACTCAAGGAAATGGCAAAAAAATTTAAATTTTATGAACGCTATGGAGTTGAGGAGTATTATATCTATGACCCTGATAAAAATGACCTCAGTGGCTGGTGGCGAAGTCAGGAAGCAGGATTAGAAGTAATTGAAGATATTCATGATTGGGTGAGTCCCCGTTTAGGTATACGCTTCCACCTCACACCCGAAACCTGGGAAATATATCGTCCCGATGGGGAAAAATTTCTCACATCCGTGGAACTTGCACAACAAAGGGAACAGGAACGTCAGCGTGCGGAAACTGAACGTCAACGCGCAGATAATATACTTTCTCAATTGGAAGAGGAAAAACAACGTTATCAGAATTTATTGCAAAAGTTGCAGGAAAAAGGTATCGATATGGAAAAGCTGTAA